Below is a window of Cytophagaceae bacterium DNA.
TCTGATAATCAACCTCCTGATAGACAGTATTTATGCTATTATCTACAGTATTTCATTTAGTTTGATATTAAGCTATTTTCTGAAATTATCATTTTCACAAAATCACTATTTCAGATTATTCAATCTTTTCCCATTTGTGGTTGGACTCTTTGATTTATTTGAAAATTTGGGGATTTCCTGGATGATAATTTCTTTTCCAGACATTAATCAAGCACTGGTAAAAATTAGCTCTTATTGCAGTTTAACAAAGTGGGGAGCTACACTTTACAACATCATTTTATTATTTATCGCCCTTTTCGCCTGGGCTTTTAGTCGAATCAAGATTTTCAGAAGATAGATTTATTTTAAACCAAATTTTTTCCCCGGACTTTGTTTTACCAAATCCTGAAACTCAAGATTTAATAATATTGAGGCAAGTTTATTTAAAGAAATTCCGGTTTGCCAGCTTATTTCATCAATCAGCATATCGCCATTGTGCATGAGCTTACTTAAAACCGCACTTTCTTCCTGAGAAAAATGAGACAAGTCAATTTCAGTTTTTAGATTTTTACCAGAAAATGAGCTCAAATCTTCATCCCATTTCATCCAACTAACAAAGTCCTCCACATTTGTAAAAATCTGGGCTTTATTGTTGGAAACCAAATAGTTTGGACCTTCAGAATGTTTTTGAAAAATGCCCCCGGGAATAGCAAACACTTCCCTGTTGTAATTATTGGCGTATTCGGCAGTGACCATCGAGCCACCTTTCCTGCCAGATTCTACCACAATTACGGCATCAGCCAGCCCGGCAATGATCCGATTTCTGGCAACAAAAAACTGGGGCATGGTACGAGTATTGAGGGGTTGTTCAGAGATCAAAAGTCCTGACTCTTCCATTTCTTTCGCTACTTTCAGATGGCTTTTGGGATAAACATCATCCAGACTATTGGCCAAAACACCCACAGTGGAGAGTCCATTTTTCAATGCGGCTTTGTGAGCCGCTACGTCAATTCCATAAGCCAACCCACTAACAATCTGAACATTATACTCTTTGAGTTGACTTACAATTTCCTCTGTACTTTTTTTGCCGTATTCAGTTGAATCACGTGTACCTACTATCGCCAGACTACGTGCGTAATCCAGATTCCCCTTTCCTTTAAAATATAAAATAGCGGGAGCGTCAAAAAGATTTTTAAGTCTGGGAGGGTAATCAGGATTTTTGAAGGAAACTATTTTAACTCCAAGCTTCTCACATTGTTTTATTACCGATTCGGCTTCTATGAGGGCTTCATCGGCTTTTTTTAATCCTTCTACAATGCTTTTACCCACATTGGGGACTTTCATGACTTTTTGTGTACCAGCTTTCAAAACCTCTTCTGCTGAGCCAAAAGCATTTAATAAATGTTTAAAAACCACCCCTCCTACTCCTTCGATTTTACTGAGGGCAATTTCGTGTAGAATTTCGTGCTGCATAGAATTTATTCGATTGATTCACTGAGCCATTCAAGGCTTTTTTTTATTTCTTTTAATCTTACAATTACTTCTTTTTTATTGTCCTTTTCTATTTTTTTCTCTTTTAATTTCTCCCTTGCACCTTCCAATGTGTACCCTTCAACCTGAATCAAATTTACAATTTTTTGGAGTTTATCAAGGTCAGTATGCGAATAACGACGATTTTTCCCCACCTTTTGTATTTTCACATTAAAGGTTTTAATGTAAAATTCCAAAGTAGGTAATGGCAAATTAAGATGGCCGGCAACTTCTTCTGTGGTAAAAAAAAGCTTCATTTAACTTGGACAGATTTTTTTCTCAAATCTACAAT
It encodes the following:
- a CDS encoding MerR family transcriptional regulator, giving the protein MKLFFTTEEVAGHLNLPLPTLEFYIKTFNVKIQKVGKNRRYSHTDLDKLQKIVNLIQVEGYTLEGAREKLKEKKIEKDNKKEVIVRLKEIKKSLEWLSESIE
- the dprA gene encoding DNA-protecting protein DprA, with the protein product MQHEILHEIALSKIEGVGGVVFKHLLNAFGSAEEVLKAGTQKVMKVPNVGKSIVEGLKKADEALIEAESVIKQCEKLGVKIVSFKNPDYPPRLKNLFDAPAILYFKGKGNLDYARSLAIVGTRDSTEYGKKSTEEIVSQLKEYNVQIVSGLAYGIDVAAHKAALKNGLSTVGVLANSLDDVYPKSHLKVAKEMEESGLLISEQPLNTRTMPQFFVARNRIIAGLADAVIVVESGRKGGSMVTAEYANNYNREVFAIPGGIFQKHSEGPNYLVSNNKAQIFTNVEDFVSWMKWDEDLSSFSGKNLKTEIDLSHFSQEESAVLSKLMHNGDMLIDEISWQTGISLNKLASILLNLEFQDLVKQSPGKKFGLK